In the genome of Candidatus Methylomirabilota bacterium, one region contains:
- the queA gene encoding tRNA preQ1(34) S-adenosylmethionine ribosyltransferase-isomerase QueA produces MDLERFDYDLPPALIAQAPAPSRDASRLLVIDRARGAFEDRVFTELPELLRAGDCVVVNNTRVIPARILARDAGGRDVELLFLAPEDERRWSALVHPGRRCRVGAELLVAGEPGARLRVVGVAADGPRRVERLDGTIADLLREHGLTPLPPYIARFATPTVEDRERYQTVYARPPGSVAAPTAGLHFTPAVLARLRGRGVEIHELTLHVGPGTFRPIKAARIEDHALPPERVSIPGSVADAVNRARAEGRRVLAVGTTTTRALESAAEADGRVRPLDGEARLYITPGHGFRTVDALLTNFHLPRSSLLVLVAAFAGRELVLKAYAHAVRAGYRFYSYGDATLIL; encoded by the coding sequence GTGGACCTCGAGCGCTTCGATTACGACCTGCCGCCCGCGCTGATCGCCCAGGCGCCGGCGCCCTCGCGCGACGCCTCGCGCCTCCTCGTGATCGATCGCGCGCGCGGCGCGTTCGAGGACCGGGTGTTCACCGAGCTGCCGGAGCTGCTGCGCGCCGGTGACTGCGTCGTCGTCAACAACACGCGGGTGATTCCGGCGCGCATCCTCGCCCGGGATGCGGGCGGGCGCGACGTCGAGCTCCTGTTCCTCGCGCCCGAGGACGAGCGCCGCTGGTCGGCGCTGGTACACCCCGGGCGTCGTTGTCGGGTGGGCGCCGAGCTGCTGGTCGCGGGCGAGCCGGGGGCGCGGCTGCGCGTTGTCGGCGTCGCCGCCGACGGCCCGCGGCGTGTCGAGCGTCTCGACGGGACGATCGCGGACCTGCTGCGCGAGCACGGGCTCACCCCGCTGCCGCCCTACATCGCGCGGTTCGCGACGCCCACCGTGGAGGATCGCGAGCGCTATCAAACGGTCTACGCGCGCCCGCCGGGGTCCGTGGCGGCGCCGACGGCGGGCCTGCACTTCACGCCCGCCGTCCTGGCGCGCCTGCGCGGGCGGGGCGTCGAGATCCACGAGCTCACGCTGCACGTGGGGCCCGGCACGTTCCGGCCGATCAAGGCGGCCCGGATCGAGGATCACGCGCTGCCGCCCGAGCGCGTCTCGATCCCCGGGTCGGTCGCCGACGCGGTGAACCGCGCGCGTGCGGAAGGGCGCCGCGTGCTCGCGGTGGGGACCACGACGACGCGCGCGCTCGAGAGCGCGGCGGAGGCGGACGGACGCGTCCGTCCGCTCGACGGCGAGGCACGGCTCTACATCACGCCGGGCCACGGCTTCCGCACGGTGGACGCGCTGCTCACGAACTTCCATCTCCCGCGCTCGTCGCTGCTCGTCCTGGTCGCCGCGTTCGCCGGCCGCGAGCTCGTGCTGAAAGCCTACGCGCACGCGGTGCGCGCAGGCTACCGCTTCTACTCCTACGGCGACGCCACGCTGATCCTGTGA
- a CDS encoding cupredoxin domain-containing protein → MRRVLAALVMLGVAAAAAAALAADPPEIALTIEKNRFQPDEIKVKAGVPFVLVVTNKDAAPIEFECKELRVEKVVPPGATVKVRIRALKPGSYPFVDDFHHETTGRIVAE, encoded by the coding sequence ATGCGACGCGTCCTCGCGGCGCTCGTGATGCTCGGCGTGGCGGCGGCCGCGGCGGCCGCCCTCGCGGCGGACCCGCCGGAGATCGCGCTCACGATCGAGAAGAATCGCTTTCAGCCGGACGAGATCAAGGTGAAGGCCGGCGTCCCGTTCGTGCTCGTCGTCACCAACAAGGACGCAGCGCCCATCGAGTTCGAGTGCAAGGAGCTGCGAGTCGAGAAGGTCGTCCCGCCCGGAGCCACGGTGAAGGTCCGAATACGGGCGCTCAAGCCGGGCAGCTATCCGTTCGTCGACGATTTCCACCACGAGACGACCGGCCGGATCGTCGCCGAGTAA